The DNA window ACGTATCTACCCAACGTAGATGCCGCGCAACCAGCGCATGCAACCAAAATGTACAGGAAAATACACATGGACCAGTCATCGAGGAGAACGACGAACACGACGGCCCCttccctgctgctgcgcctcctctcctctcgatGCGGTAGCTCTCCTCAAAAGTCCCTTAGTTGATGCTCATTTCTTCTGTTTGACGTCCTGCCTGGCCTCGATCGGCACGCGAGAGATTCGCCTTTTCACTATGTGGGGgttccgcggctctgcgtgtgACCGCGCCTCTTTCTCGTCTGCTGGCGACTTATCTGCCGCCCAAGCTGGGGAAGGCGCGCTCGTCCTGAATATCGGGGGCGTCACGGCTCTTGCCGAATCCCTGGGGAATACAACACAGCGCAAGCAACCGACTGACTTCCCAAATGGCTAGGGTTCGAGCGGGACGTGGATTAACGCCCTAAACAAGAACAGCGATCACACGACTCTTCTGCACGCCAAACGCGCACGGTCTCTCGCAACATGATGGAGCCTtaccccgcggccgccacggcctccgcggtagccctcgccgcgaccgccttgCGCTCCTGCAGGGCCTCCTCGGCCCCTCCTTCTGCTGGGGAAGAGGTtgacgcggccgcctccgttGTGGATGTACTCGAACACGTTCATGGTCTTCTTTTTcggctcttcgccttcctcctcagaAGCggtttcctcttcctcctcctcacgGCCTTCCTTCACGTGGAGAGTGTACCCCTCGGCCTCGAGCTCTTGGTCAGTCGTGATCTTCTTGTTCGATTTCGTGATGAAGTTAGGCAGGTTCTGGCGCTTTCCCTCGAGCATCTTCTTGTACGCCTCGAAGTCTAGAACCtcttcgcccttcttctcctcctcagcctcgGCTACCTCTCCCTCACCCTCCTTCTGAAAAAAAAGGTCCAACACACGGTACGGAGGAAGCAAAATTTATCGCTCGCTTCATGCAACGGGGAATCCGCTGTCCACGCCAAGATATAaacacgcgcatgcaccaCACAATCTGGTGAGCGTCTAAGCAGGGACTGGCGGAGCCCTTCGAGATAcgtgaggccgcgccgcgcaaagACGCTTGTGCGCTCTCTCTCACCGAACGCCAACAACGTCCTCTCCTTCACtggcctgtctcctctttccAGCACGCACGCTTCCTTCAGCTCTCTCAGCTCCATCGCCACCACCTCTCGTCCCAtcttccccctcccccccccccccccccccccccccccccccgcccacAGAGCTTTTCACTCCATTCGTCCCCCGAAAACCTGGGACAGATTGCcccgtccgcctcctccctctccgtatcacgtcggcgcgcgcccacGTCTAAAGGGAGTTGGTTTCAACTGAGCGGCGGAGCAGCAGAGACTGACGGGAGCCACAGAACCTTCTTTATACAGTATATACACAGCCGTACATCCACACAGCGCCTTGAGACACTCGTACACGCTTGAGCaggctcctccgccagccGACGCGCGTTTCGCCTCGTCGGAGTCCCGTctcacacacacactcgCTCTAAAGTCACGGGCAGTTTCCCCCACTACAGCCTGGGCGCGTTTGAGAACTCAccttctcgccctcttcgacttcttcgccgtcgacgcgcttttccttctcctcctctctcttttgcTCCTGACCGCcctcggcagcgacgcgctcgTCGTCACCCCAGttgtgcgcgccgccgccgcccttcttGGGGTCGCGCCCGCCCATGGAGGCGGCGGTGTGGCGGTCAtgcacgccgcggccgccgcggcctccacggcccctgccgccgcggaagttgccgcggcgcgagtaCCCGCCGTATCCGTCCTCGACGACGCCCTGCTGACCCTCGCCAGTCTCCTCGCTCACTTCACCCTCGGCGCCCTGGCGCCCGCCCAGGTACGCcgggcggcctccgcgcgggaagcggccgccgcggccgcgcggaggaccGTTCTCGTCGCGCGGGAAGCGCTCGTTGCGCGCTGCACAGAGGCGttccgcagacagagagggcgACAGGAACTGATGATCTGCCGGAGACAGTGAATTCGGCGAGGCAGCAACTACGCTTgccaggcgccgaggcctccctttccctccccctccccccccacaGTCGAAATAACGCGTACGCACGGCACGAGAGAACTTGGCCCTGCACGCGTTCACACgcaagaagcagagacacagTCACGCACTCGAAAGGCAGGGGGAAcccctgcatgcgcgcatcATGGATGGGTGCACCCGATCTCCCTGCAGCCCTCAGACGCGACATGACCGCGACAGCGCAACCTGTGCGGGAAACTCGAGGGGACTCGAGCTGCAGCAAAGCGCAGAGAGGGGACATAGAGCGAGGCCTCCTCAGCCCCGGCACCTATCCTCCTGCGCCAGAGGAAGCACGCTGCCTCAGACTCTTCCGCCATGCACTTGGCCCCCTGCCCGCGGCTCAGCCCCGCCAGCCAAGCGCACAGACACACGTggagaagaggccgcagactGAAGCAAACAGAAGAGACGGTTCGCAGTGGCTCGTCTGCCGTGCCCAGGCCTCCATGTGCACATCCACGTCGACTGAGGCCGGGGAGGGGGATCTTCGCTGACACAGCAGCCTCAGACATATGGACTGCGACGCCGCAACGGTGGAAACATGTCTACAGAGAAGAGTTATTCGTGGAGACGCCAGAGTTTcaacagacagacagagctCCTCCACCAAGAAGACCCGCGAGCCACGGCGGGTGTGATGCTgggagcagcgccagcgaggcggcggtcgGAAGAGCCTCAGCAtctctctcccgcctcgTCCGTTCTACACATTTCTCTCGAATttgtctgcctcgtcgcagAGCCGAAAAAGTGTCTCCTTGCGAGGCGCCTCAACGTACACTCGCGCGACACGGGACTCCCCTCTCCTCAGCCCCTGTTCCCGCGGGCGATGGCAGCTGCCACGGTGCCCGAAAAAAA is part of the Besnoitia besnoiti strain Bb-Ger1 chromosome XII, whole genome shotgun sequence genome and encodes:
- a CDS encoding hypothetical protein (encoded by transcript BESB_024140), whose protein sequence is MAPQRKYYTVGVSNKFSAFADNASEGGDSSGEEDVILSAPPAPTAEKENTGGRTLTGNAGKKSGNEGVSAHHASERRPRTTTGARNERFPRDENGPPRGRGGRFPRGGRPAYLGGRQGAEGEVSEETGEGQQGVVEDGYGGYSRRGNFRGGRGRGGRGGRGVHDRHTAASMGGRDPKKGGGGAHNWGDDERVAAEGGQEQKREEEKEKRVDGEEVEEGEKKEGEGEVAEAEEEKKGEEVLDFEAYKKMLEGKRQNLPNFITKSNKKITTDQELEAEGYTLHVKEGREEEEEETASEEEGEEPKKKTMNVFEYIHNGGGRVNLFPSRRRGRGGPAGAQGGRGEGYRGGRGGRGGFGKSRDAPDIQDERAFPSLGGR